In the genome of Triticum urartu cultivar G1812 chromosome 5, Tu2.1, whole genome shotgun sequence, one region contains:
- the LOC125508295 gene encoding probable stress-associated endoplasmic reticulum protein, producing the protein MTTSRRLADRKSAKFQKNITKRGSVPETTVKKGNDYPVGPIVLGFFIFVVIGSSLFQIIRTATSGGMA; encoded by the exons ATG ACTACTTCAAGGCGTCTTGCTGACAGGAAGAGTGCGAAGTTTCAGAAGAACATCACAAAGAGGGGCTCAGTGCCTGAAACTACTGTGAAGAAGGGGAATGACTATCCTGTTGGACCTATCGTGCTTGGATTCTTCATCTTTGTGGTCATAGGATCAT CCTTGTTTCAGATTATCAGGACAGCTACTAGTGGTGGGATGGCTTAA